From Apium graveolens cultivar Ventura chromosome 9, ASM990537v1, whole genome shotgun sequence, the proteins below share one genomic window:
- the LOC141682878 gene encoding GATA transcription factor 12-like, which translates to METSPDFYHASSAAYYNKTQPENTKTAGEHFIVEDLLDFPNEDVVVTDATFDNVTRNSTDSSAVTVVDSCNSSFSGNENHFNGSLADHAQFSNDLCVPYDDMAELEWLSNFVEESFSSEDLQKLQLISGMKAQAQARTDAPENQTENNRDNTIFRPEVSVPGKARSKRSRAAPCNWTSRLLVLPPTSTPAMSSESSESDIAASSGKKLGKGLMMGKKKEVSDNGGGDGRKCLHCMTDKTPQWRTGPMGPKTLCNACGVRYKSGRLVPEYRPAASPTFVLAKHSNSHRKVLELRRQKEMQRVQHHQQQFIHQGMIFDVSTSEDFLIHQHIGPDYRQLL; encoded by the exons ATGGAAACCTCACCTGATTTTTACCATGCTTCCTCAGCTGCTTACTACAACAAAACACAGCCCGAAAACACGAAGACCGCGGGCGAACATTTTATCGTGGAGGACCTCCTGGACTTTCCTAATGAAGACGTGGTTGTCACGGATGCCACATTTGATAATGTTACCAGAAACTCGACTGATTCGTCTGCTGTCACGGTGGTCGATAGCTGCAACTCGTCTTTTTCGGGGAATGAGAATCATTTTAACGGCAGTTTGGCTGATCATGCACAATTCTCTAACGATCTTTGTGTTCCg TATGATGATATGGCTGAGTTGGAGTGGCTGTCAAATTTTGTGGAAGAGTCTTTCTCAAGTGAAGATTTGCAGAAGCTTCAGCTGATATCAGGAATGAAAGCTCAAGCTCAAGCTCGCACTGATGCACCGGAAAATCAAACTGAAAACAACCGTGACAATACCATTTTTCGCCCTGAAGTGTCAGTCCCGGGCAAGGCACGGAGCAAGCGCTCGCGTGCAGCCCCGTGCAATTGGACATCCCGGCTTCTTGTGCTCCCTCCAACTTCCACTCCAGCAATGTCTTCTGAGTCGTCAGAGTCTGACATTGCGGCCAGCTCGGGGAAAAAATTGGGGAAAGGTCTTATGATGGGGAAGAAAAAAGAAGTTTCGGACAATGGTGGAGGTGATGGACGGAAGTGCCTCCACTGTATGACCGATAAGACTCCACAGTGGAGGACCGGGCCTATGGGCCCAAAGACACTTTGTAACGCTTGTGGGGTCAGGTACAAATCGGGCCGACTTGTGCCCGAGTACCGGCCCGCTGCAAGCCCAACATTCGTGCTCGCTAAACATTCCAATTCCCATAGGAAGGTGCTGGAGCTTAGGAGACAAAAGGAGATGCAAAGGGTACAACATCATCAGCAACAGTTTATTCACCAGGGTATGATATTTGATGTATCAACTAGTGAGGATTTCTTGATTCACCAACACATTGGACCCGATTATCGGCAGCTCCTCTGA
- the LOC141682888 gene encoding protein NONRESPONDING TO OXYLIPINS 2, mitochondrial-like isoform X2, whose protein sequence is MASRFRSISRPVSTLFKQSISKPSSSIPFSSFPIPRSSPSILRPLAQMGALQSLLPLHSAIASARLTSCLGIDSKGSRSLSQELGLSVPR, encoded by the exons ATGGCATCTCGATTTCGTTCAATTTCAAGACCAGTTTCAACCCTTTTCAAACAATCCATTTCCAAGCCTTCTTCTTCCATACCCTTTTCATCTTTTCCCATTCCTCGCTCTTCCCCATCAATTTTAAG GCCTTTAGCTCAAATGGGTGCTCTCCAGTCTCTGTTGCCGCTCCATTCTGCTATTGCTTCAGCTCGATTGACGTCGTGTCTTGGAATCGATTCCAAGGGGTCCAGATCGTTGTCTCAGG AACTGGGACTGAGTGTGCCTCGATAA
- the LOC141682888 gene encoding protein NONRESPONDING TO OXYLIPINS 2, mitochondrial-like isoform X1, producing MASRFRSISRPVSTLFKQSISKPSSSIPFSSFPIPRSSPSILRPLAQMGALQSLLPLHSAIASARLTSCLGIDSKGSRSLSQGMLCSANPGV from the exons ATGGCATCTCGATTTCGTTCAATTTCAAGACCAGTTTCAACCCTTTTCAAACAATCCATTTCCAAGCCTTCTTCTTCCATACCCTTTTCATCTTTTCCCATTCCTCGCTCTTCCCCATCAATTTTAAG GCCTTTAGCTCAAATGGGTGCTCTCCAGTCTCTGTTGCCGCTCCATTCTGCTATTGCTTCAGCTCGATTGACGTCGTGTCTTGGAATCGATTCCAAGGGGTCCAGATCGTTGTCTCAGGGTATGCTTTGCAGTGCAAACCCAGGAGTTTGA
- the LOC141686652 gene encoding uncharacterized protein LOC141686652: MPANSSQLSKRGERRGKEWLAVNFKPENFIPGLIIGFVFGFLFDLAKPLKDYAIGGCSSLTKHRKQPTLALRNPNEELKMVLVVRQDLKMGSGKIASQCAHAATGLYSELIQSQRALVRQWEHCGQAKIVVTCKNQQEMNKLKEMAENIGLPTYVVADAGRTQVSSGSKTVLAIGPGFKSAVDSVTGKQHLL, from the exons ATGCCTGCAAATTCCTCTCAATTATCCAAAAGG GGAGAGAGAAGGGGGAAAGAATGGTTAGCTGTGAATTTCAAGCCAGAGAATTTTATACCAGGACTTATAATTGGGTTTGTATTTGGATTCTTGTTTGATTTAGCAAAACCCCTTAAAGATTATGCAATTGGGGGATGTTCTTCGCTTACGAAACACCGAAAGCAGCCAACTTTGGCCTTGAGGAACCCGAATGAGGAGCTCAAGATG GTTTTAGTAGTTAGACAAGATTTGAAGATGGGATCAGGAAAGATTGCGTCTCAATGTGCTC ATGCTGCAACTGGCCTATACTCGGAGCTTATTCAGAG CCAACGTGCTCTCGTACGACAATGGGAACATTGTGGGCAAGCAAAAATAGTTGTAACTTGCAAGAATCAACAAGAGAT GAATAAGCTGAAGGAAATGGCTGAAAACATTGGTCTTCCAACATACGTGGTTGCTGATGCAGGACGCACACAG GTATCTTCTGGGTCAAAAACGGTGCTCGCTATTGGACCAG GATTTAAGTCGGCAGTAGATTCAGTAACCGGGAAACAGCATCTGCTTTGA
- the LOC141686486 gene encoding uncharacterized protein LOC141686486 — translation MLQQKHVPVVACCPVCNGENESIIHSLVSFLVAAQCWHKAFPELSAVVATDFFSWRGQALSKLDAWKRAEAVTLRWTVWKARNEKFWNQRKARIDAVVSSAAQYLKQWKEGQGRSNIFLSQPFLAGDGVSLSVKPQEDTIKVSVDAAVFSDFSAFDIGMVARNSSGHLIQAKAKLFQEMITPALAEAMAIKEALSWTKQEQWKKVVIESDSLVAIQAIRGQVPMRSLLGKVVEDCRNLVKGASTTSLFFVKRYANEAAHYIARESYSFRDRVLVGSSVPVEFMFILQVDLAH, via the coding sequence ATGCTTCAGCAAAAACATGTTCCAGTGGTTGCTTGTTGTCCAGTTTGTAATGGAGAGAATGAGTCAATTATTCATTCCTTAGTTTCATTTCTTGTTGCAGCTCAGTGTTGGCATAAGGCTTTTCCTGAGCTAAGTGCAGTGGTCGCAACCGATTTCTTTTCTTGGCGGGGCCAAGCTTTATCTAAACTTGATGCATGGAAACGTGCAGAGGCTGTAACTCTGCGTTGGACAGTGTGGAAAGCAAGGAACGAAAAATTTTGGAATCAAAGAAAGGCTCGAATCGACGCTGTGGTATCGTCAGCAGCACAATACCTTAAACAGTGGAAAGAAGGCCAGGGTAGGTCTAATATTTTTCTGTCTCAGCCTTTCTTGGCAGGTGATGGTGTTAGTCTCTCGGTAAAACCTCAGGAAGATACAATTAAGGTATCAGTTGATGCAGCAGTGTTTTCGGACTTTTCGGCGTTCGATATAGGTATGGTGGCTAGAAATTCGAGTGGTCATCTAATACAAGCAAAGGCAAAGCTTTTCCAGGAGATGATTACACCTGCATTAGCCGAAGCTATGGCCATCAAAGAGGCTTTAAGTTGGACGAAGCAAGAGCAATGGAAGAAAGTAGTTATTGAATCTGATAGTCTGGTAGCAATTCAGGCAATCAGAGGTCAGGTGCCGATGCGCTCCCTCCTTGGTAAGGTTGTGGAGGACTGTAGGAACCTTGTCAAGGGAGCTAGTACAACTTCGTTATTTTTCGTCAAAAGGTATGCTAATGAGGCTGCTCACTACATTGCGAGAGAGTCTTATTCTTTTCGAGATCGAGTTCTTGTTGGGAGTTCTGTTCCCGTCGAGTTTATGTTTATTTTACAAGTTGATTTAGCTCATTAA